In Leptolyngbya sp. BL0902, the DNA window CCGTTGATCCACCCCCTGACCTTGCTATCGAGGTGGATCTGACATCGCTGACCGATTTAGCGGTCTACCAGACGTTAGCGATTCCCGAAGTTTGGATCTATCGTCAGGGCCAACTCATGATCTACGGGCTAACCACCACGGGCTACGACTCTTTGGCTATCAGCCCCACGTTTCCCACGGTGGACGTTAAAACGTTGCTGCCCCAGTATGTGGAACGCGCCTGGGTGGCAGGCTCTAGCGTGGCCCTGCGGGAGTTTGAGCAATATCTTCAGGGAGACTAGTTGCGCTATGGCATTAACCGCTCAACAATTGGCAGACCTGATGCCAGATGCGACCCAGATAGAAAGTAATGAACCCGAAATGGAAAGTTCGCTGCACTATGCTCAGCTTGCCCTTTTGGTGGCTTGTTTGGAGTGGCTATGGCGAGATCGCCATGACTTTTTTATTGGTGCGAACCTAACGATCTACTTCAGCCGAGAACAGCTTAAGAATCGAGATTTTAGAGGCCCGGACTTTTTCTTGGTTAACCATACCGAAAAGCGGCCTCGCAAGTCGTGGGTGGTGTGGGAAGAAGGGGGCCAATACCCAGACTTGATTATTGAACTCCTGTCTGATTCGAC includes these proteins:
- a CDS encoding Uma2 family endonuclease, with translation MALTAQQLADLMPDATQIESNEPEMESSLHYAQLALLVACLEWLWRDRHDFFIGANLTIYFSREQLKNRDFRGPDFFLVNHTEKRPRKSWVVWEEGGQYPDLIIELLSDSTAKTDKNLKKTLYQDRFRTPEYFWFSPETLEFEGYHLVDQHYQPIAPNPEGWLWSQVLGLYLGVQEGQLRYFTESGQRLPTPEEAAEQSESRAARLAEQLRAMGVEPEV